From the genome of Miscanthus floridulus cultivar M001 chromosome 10, ASM1932011v1, whole genome shotgun sequence, one region includes:
- the LOC136489853 gene encoding classical arabinogalactan protein 9-like, with product MHTHSQPHTTVAACPATAATACPAAATCPARTPRRPPPPPPGGRPLPPPVASALPRLASALTLAAAPSGQCPSADALPWWPVPSPGGQRPPPMASARCLPPAKDYAAAAPCPAAAVRRALPPPPPWTCRGFARRDYCKN from the exons atgcacacacacagCCAGCCGCACACCACCGTCGCCGCTTGCCCCGCGACCGCCGCCACCGCTTGCCCCGCGGCCGCCACCTGTCCCGCACGCACCCCTCGccgccccccgccccccccccccggcggccggcccctcccTCCCCCGGTGGCCAGCGCCCTCCCCCGGCTGGCCAGCGCCCTCACGCTGGCGGCTGCCCCTAGTGGCCAGTGCCCAAGCGCCGACGCCCTCCCTTGGTGGCCAGTGCCCTCCCCCGGCGGCCAGCGCCCTCCCCCGATGGCCAGCGCCCGCTGCCTCCCGCCGGCCAAAG ATTACGCGGCCGCCGCTCCCTGCCctgccgccgccgtccgccgtgCCCTCCCGCCGCCCCCACCTTGGACCTGCCGTGGTTTTGCAAG GAGAGACTATTgcaagaattga